DNA from Alnus glutinosa chromosome 2, dhAlnGlut1.1, whole genome shotgun sequence:
TTGGCCTCCCTCAGTTAAAAAGAGTGGAATTTAATCAGCATAAGCCATAAGATGAATATCATTGTATGTCTTGTTGTAGTATATGTTCAATAGCAGCATCATTCACCTTGAAGAAAACCCATTCATTTGTGCAGTAATACATATTTCTATTTTATCTATAATTTTGAAGTGACATGTATATAGTCTTGTGTTGTCCCTGGTAATGTTaggccttttcttcttcttcttcttcttgttttttttttttttttttattcccaaATAGGCTCTTATTTGGATAAAGTTTTATCCCAAAACTGGTTCCTCTGATTCTCACATACATTCAGGTGTACGTATGTGAATCATATACATAGAGTCACATACATGCGTTTTTAATAGAGCATGTGATTCATTTATACATTTTGGACACATTTTAGTTTAACAAATTGAGTTTGAAGAAATTCCTTTAGTCCCGTCCTCCAACTCAGATTGGAAGAGAACTTTCTCTCTCGTATTTTGCCTCTATTCTACCTCTTCACACTTGCTTCAGATTCGAACTTGAAACACTTAATATTCAACCCTCTTACTATAATGTAGATCTAgcaaaccttggttcatgagcAGGGGGGTATATTAAGGTTCCTTCATGCTTTTTACTTGGAAACAGGTCTTAAAAAAGCCATAACTAATTTCACAACTAGCATCATACAATCTGTATAATAATTGCCTCGCATTCGAATATTTTTAGGACCTATGTTATACGGAATAGGATTCTTTTAATTCCGAGTGAAATGGAAATAAGTCATTCCATAgccaagattttattttatagatttaaCAGTATACGTAATGTCAtgagaaatgttacatgtacATTCGAGACCAAGTTGATGGTAGGGCTAGGACTCGAATAAATCGGTACTGGAATAAGTATTTTTGCATTCGCCCCGCCTCAGTTAATAATGTTGGAATTTTCACCAACTTTTTCTACTAATCAAAGTTTTTGTCACTGACATATCGATTATGGTGGCAGTCGGTAATGTCGGTCTGAGCTAGGCCAAAATTAAGGTTTTGGATCTTTGGTTGAAAAATAAGGTTTTgggcctaatttttttttttgtcttttctggTAGTGTGAGTGTGAACAGTAGGAGAATCAGAGAGAGGTTGAGAGGGTTAGGGTTTGACAAATGAGAGACTTCAAGAACTTCACTCGAATGCAATGACTATTTAGTCATCtcaaaacgatgtcattttggTAGATAAATACGACGTCGTTTCAATTTGCAGTAATCTCGATAATGTCGAGTTGGTGTTGATCGAAATATCGGCTTTCTAAAACCTATTTcgcctatcaattttttttttttttaaaaaaaaaagtacttccTATCAACCGCTAACTGGGCAGTGTTGGCCGGTAGGCGGTAAGCATTTTTTTTGTATAGCCCTGTTTGACATATGCGATTGTACAggcaaaaaaaattatcaaataagtttgattggttttggttttcattttttttttttttttaattttaatttttttatttcactacTTCAAACTATTCCCATTTTTTTAAGGCCGAAGCCCTAACCTCTCAAATTGATAATAGAATGCATACAATTTATGATTATtgcccttaaaaataaaataaaataacaaaagagtaatactaaaagCCAGAACGTTGTGTTTATTATTAGAAGTCTTATTGAGATTGGGTTATTTATTATCAGGAGTTTTAAGGGTGAGCATGTTATCCTTTATAATTGGATTTTGTTTGTTGATTTTGCCTGTCAATTAAACCATTCCCTGTAATGGTCTAATTATGTTGACTGATGGCCACGTGTCGTATTTTGAATGGTACCACGTGACGCTGACGTGAATTTCTGTtaattttggatgaaaaaatagacggaggtatcatttgcatatttttccatagcacaggtaccacctatgataaaaagtaaaactgaaggggcaaaaaataaaatttgcaaacCACAAACGGCAAGAATGCATTTAACCCAATGGAAAATTTAAAGACCTCACTCATGTTTCGGGAAATACAAAGTGGTTTCGAGCATTTGTTCATGTGGGTAGCCTCAACTGGACTGATACCTCATACCTTCATTGAAGAATGAAGAAGCACCAAAATGGTAAAAGCACCTCATGTACAAAATTGGAAGGTTGTGAAAACAATAACGAAACAAGGATGTAGAATTTTATGTTCTATTCACTAGATATTCAAACATGTAAATGATAGAACAAATCAAAATTTGCTTGCATGCAGTTAAGCATGAGGGTTTATCTTTTGTAGTTCTCTTTGATCAGAATGTTGTCACTTGTCTCCAGCCTGGGAATTAGAATTCAGTGACATTTCAATTTCCTCAAGAGAGCGCCCTCTAGTTTCAACAATGAAGTATTTGGCAAACATCGCTGCTATCAAGGAAACTCCACCAAAGGTAGCATAAATTGGAGCAACTCCAAATTTTTCCAGCaagtcaaggaaaaaaaatcctacCAAGAAATTGCAAACCTGAATAAAAGACCTCAAACATGATGAAATCAGTCAGAATTCAGTGGCAGCAGCATGAAGCagataaagcaaaataaagCATATCAACATTTTAATACGAAAGTGGtgtgaataaaaaaattcaccacAGCTGAAAGTGTGTTGGACAGCCATGAATGCCTACCCAATGAGCTGTAAAACTGAATCCCATTATCTTCCCACGCGTCCTAGTGCTGCTAAGCTCTGGTATAATGAGACCAGTTACTGGCCCAGCTCCAATTGCAAAGGTAAATATGTACCTAAAAGAATGTATGAAATAAAATAGCTTCGATGTAGTTTTATTCAGCAGATCATACTATTCAGATAAGAAAGAAAGCATTCAGTAACCATTTTGATGCTATCAAAATGATTTCTCCACTCTGTTTAAGTACATGAAGGGATAAGGCATCCTTAAGAACCAAAGAATTATCCTTCATTTTCTAAAAAGGATACCGTGATTCATTTGTGGCCATGCTCATTGAAACCCACCTTTTATTATTCTTCCAAGCAAGCTAAAAATGCCTAGTGAAGGAGCATTCCTATAATCTTAAAGGTGGCAAAGTGAGAAATACTTACAGTACAGTTCCTAGTATTGATAAGTTGTGACTGAGCTGTTCATCCAATGGAAAACTGATTGCATACACTACAAGAAACATTGAAAATGCCTGCACGGAGACAGTGAATTGTAACCAGGTATCATAATCCATGTGGAAAAAAACCAATGAGGAAAATAGATAAGTTTGATAATACTAAGGAATCAGGATACTACCAACATGAATAATTTTATGTATCCAATTCCCAGACCTCTTAACCCCAAGGGGGTTGGCTCAGTTGGTGGAAGCCTGGGACTTTGAGTGCTCCTCATGGTCTCAGGTTCGAAACCCACCAAGTGCAAACTACCTCTTGGGGCCAGCCCCGGGCAAAGCCCGCGACTGAACTGATCTATGCTGAGAGGGGTGCGCGGCATGGGTCCCGGGTTTACTTGAcaggggtgggtacacgaagtgaccctgccttggaggggttcccggtataaaaataaaataaaattcctgacctcaagaaaacaaagaaacttTCTCATCTCTCAACAATGTAAAATAAAACCTCTCCACCCAAGTGTGTGTATCCAAAATGATATTGTCTTTCCTTCCCCCCATCATTAGCTTACTTTCTTCTATAAGAATTTCATACAAACTAACCATTCCTAAGTAGCTCCCAATCAAGAGCTTCTGTCTTCCTTGGTTATCAATCAAGTACAAAGCGCAAAGTGCACCTGGAAATGATCACCAGTTGGAAAAGAATGAGAAGCTGTTATACTTAGAAGAAACTTATTCTAGTacagaaaaaatatattactaCAGATTAGATCTCAAACCTGCAAGGTTGGTAAGTCCAATGATAGAGCTTGCTAAAGAACCATTTGTAACTCCAACATCTTGAAAGGTCAATGATGAGAAATAAAGAACTCCATTTATGCCTGCAAACTGTTGAAGTACAAATAGGGCACCTCCAATAAATGCAACTGCAACCAGACAAGAAGATTCATGTTCGTAAATGAGGATTCATTTGACATATCAAGTTTGTAAAGCTTCAAACCAGTACCACTTCAAAATAAGAAGAAACATCTTTATTACCAAGCTAGGTTGTGTCCTAACTATTTAAACATGCTTATATTTATCACAACTTCACCCTCTGTTCAAAAAAATTAGTGGCCAGTTTTTATGCTTAACATTGAAGTTCCTTTATTTCCAAAAACCACCTTGATACAACCTCTAGAGTGTGGCTCTTCCAGGAGTTCAACCCATCCACTATTCAAATCACTTCCGTCATTCTTGCTGACTGACTGGAATTCTGTAATTGCCTTTTCAACTTCAGATGCTCCCCAAAGATCATTAATAACTGCTTTAGCATCATCCAATCTCCCAGCCTtgacataaaaaaacaaaagacagcATTAAGAAAAGCACAcagagaaataaaaacaaaatctggAATAATGAATGGATGAGTCCTACTTTACAAAGCCAGCGGGGGCTGTCTACTGCAAACTGCATACCAAGTGTAAGAATAAATCCTGGAACACTTGCAATGTACAACATCATCCTCCACCTGAAAGACATAATTTGTTAAAGTTTATGCAACAGACTTATCAAAAACAGTTCCAAGAAGATAAAAAATCTATGCTTTAAAAACTCAAGATCTTCCAACTTCAATAGAAAATTACTACTTtctgcttcaaatttaaatgtCATCCCAACCGTTGTATGACAAAAGGAAATGCCTGTAGATGTGGGTAAGAAATAACTAGCACATAAAACACCATTCATCTACATCTACATGATAAACTGACAAACATAACATTGGCATATGGATTAACAATCATCTGTACAAGGTCTTACAAATCCTAGCAATTCCTGACCTACTTTTCCAAAGCCGTAATATAAACCTTTAAATTCTCACAAATTTTAGACGAATTGATTTTCATTACTCTTATCACACAAAAAATGCCTACATATGCAGGTAAGATATAACAAATGGATCACAAAATTCCCGGAAACAAATGGAGAAGAACCTCACCAATGTGGATCATTGTCGGAGGGAATTCCCAGAAAGAGCGATGTAATAATCCCAAGGCATGTTCCAATTTGACATAAGGTTCCCAGTGAACCTCTGTATTTTGTAGGAGCAACCTACAACAAATACAGTCAAAAGAAGATGAGTAAAAAGAACTAAATACGGATGCATCTAAAAATTCCCCACTCCAGAGTCCAGATCCACTAAAGATATATTGAGTACAGAAGTATGCTCACAATACAACACAATAATCGGAATAAAAAACCCATTATAACTAGGATGAAGATCAATAATTACAAGAAAATCAGTGTTTGAAACAAATGAACTTTCAAAATACAGTATAATGGATTAAAAGTGGTACCTCAGATATATAAATTGGAACAAGCACTGTGTTGACACCTATACCAAGGCCAACAAGAAACCTTCCCCAAAGTATTTCATCCAAGGAGTGGGCATGTGCACTGTTACATATCGAAGGGGTCACAAATTAAACTACTTTTTGAACCAAATACAAGCTAAGACCAACGAAGCTATGATTGGTAGAAACAATGCAAGAAAGGAGCAATGAGGTTCACAGCCAAACCTCAAGAAAGAGATTACATGAACCAAATAGATTCCAAGAGTTATATATATTACCTTAATATGGCACCAAGAATCAAGGGTATTGTGTCGATTTGAAAAGTGCGACGACAACCAAGTTTATCAACCAACGAACCAGCGCTAATGCTTCCAACAAAGGCACCAACAATAAATATGCTAACCACAAGTCCCTCAAGGATTGAGTTTCCCTCAAAACCAAGTTCCCGTGCAATAGATACAATAGGACCATTCATTACTCTGCAAAACACACAGTACACCTCCATATAGTTCAGAAAAGCATCAAAACCAAATAATCATGATAGTCAGTCAGTCATTTTCAAAAGAAccatcaattttttctttaacatCCAACTCAAACAATTGGAAACATTCAATCAAAGTCGCTTGGGTTCCCCAGAAGCTTAATAAAATGCACTAAACTAAGAGCCAATATTGTCAAAGTTGAGTATTTCGTTATCTTAGACACTGTTTtttcaggaaaagaaaaacaaaaagactgttttcactttcaaaaaatgcTAACTAAACAAGATTGTGGAtaataacccaaaaaaaaagtatactGCTATTAGCAAACCTTCTGTTCGCACCTTTCTTCTAGGTCATTTCCTATAAGTTGActttaattcaaaatcaatGGTACAGATGAGAAGTGTGCACAAAAGACATTCAAATAAAACACCCAGATGAAATAAACACAAACATTTTGCTCTACTAAGGTGAGTCTTTCATTCTTGTATGGTTTCCTTTAGTTATTCCGAAGCACTCTTTCATTCTTCGGTTGGCAGTGAAGAATGCTCTGACTACCGGCGATAGACTCTTGAGATGGGGATACCAAGGGTATACAAATTGTATGTTTTGTCGTTATGGAGTTGAGAATAGAGACCACCAGTTCTTTTGCTACAGTTACAGCAAAAGAATTTGGAAGGAAATCATGAAGCTTTGCGACCTGGAAGATCCTCCAACCTGCTGGGAAGATGTCATTGAAGGAGTACAGCATTGGAGAAAGAAAATTCTTAAAGCTTATGTGTGTAGGCTTGCTCTCGGGTCTACTGTCTATCATATGTGGAAGAATAGGAACGAGATAAAGTATGACACTCATCCCTCGTCAGAGGATCATATTCTACAAAGGATCAAATGGGAGGTTAGATCCTAGGTTATTAGCAAAGGAAAATTCAAGAAAACTAGGGGCAATGAGACCATCTGTTGTAAATGGGGGATTGATATAACTATATAAGGGTTTTCGTATACTTTCTGAGTTGTTGCATGTTCTGTtgattgtttagttttttttttcgatgaataagtGATCTTTACAAAACCAGAACTATCAAAACTGTACAAACTTAGTCCCACAAAACATTACAACTAGAGCAAAAACATGCCCATGAAACTCAACcagagaacaacaaaacaatgCTGGAAAACACCCAGCAACCTTACAACAAAGAAACAATCAACAACCAACTAGTATTACACCAGCAGGTTAGTATCTAAGTTCCAACAATGACAAATTCTAATGTTCTCTCTGTTCTTCTTGAACTTCCCCTTGCCTGAAATCCGGGACCGGACTTCTTGATTGTTGAGTTTTGGTTTGGTGGGTTCTGTAGTCTGTTACAAAATATTGGCTTCTGCGGGTGTTTTTTTTTGCAGTAGTTGTAGTTGTTTAGTTGTTGATATATAAAGCTGCTCATTCATCCAAGAACAGAGTCTTTCATTCTATcacaaaataaccaaaaattgAACCATCAAgttcaccaaaaaaataaaaacccaacatagagagaaagagagactaACCCAATGTGATACCCAAATAGAAAATTGGACATAGAAGCGATCAAAACGTGAGGAAAAGCAGGTAGCCATCCAAAATCAGAACTTtcaccattcttttctcttaccAATAGTTCTTCACTCTCTTCTGCAATATCACGTACTCAAAAAATTAACGCGAACTTAATATCTTATTAAATTAACCAGAAAGCAAAGAAATTGTAATATGGTGAGTGTAGAATATGGTGAGTGTAGATGACCTGGTTCCCCAGTTTCAAACTCGGTGAGCTGCTTCTTTGCCGCCGAAACTATCGACTTACCGACCTGAAAACGAATATCGAAACGAAGCGTTACCGGTGGTTTCGTAAGAGAACCGGGAAGTTTCGAGTTTCGGCGAGCGGTTGTGATCGCCGGAACCGGACCGGCAGGTTGGGGTTGTGCGGTAGCCGCCCACATCGGATCACAGAGAGACATATTTTTCGCTTCTCGAGGACTTGGTGATCATCGGCATCGTCATCGAGTGGCATTAAAATATGAGTGCCACGTCGGAGGCACGTGATAGTAAGGcctttatgcatttttttttttttttttttttttttttttttttcagagtgACAttgtaattaataattatggttaagattttaGAGAAAACATTGTAATTATGGTAAGATTTTAAGAGATATTTCACTTATTCATGATCCACAAcgctttttcaaattttccataaatttaaaaatatgcaaTCTATAGTGTTtgtatgtgattt
Protein-coding regions in this window:
- the LOC133859319 gene encoding probable plastidic glucose transporter 1 isoform X1; this encodes MSLCDPMWAATAQPQPAGPVPAITTARRNSKLPGSLTKPPVTLRFDIRFQVGKSIVSAAKKQLTEFETGEPEESEELLVREKNGESSDFGWLPAFPHVLIASMSNFLFGYHIGVMNGPIVSIARELGFEGNSILEGLVVSIFIVGAFVGSISAGSLVDKLGCRRTFQIDTIPLILGAILSAHAHSLDEILWGRFLVGLGIGVNTVLVPIYISEVAPTKYRGSLGTLCQIGTCLGIITSLFLGIPSDNDPHWWRMMLYIASVPGFILTLGMQFAVDSPRWLCKAGRLDDAKAVINDLWGASEVEKAITEFQSVSKNDGSDLNSGWVELLEEPHSRVAFIGGALFVLQQFAGINGVLYFSSLTFQDVGVTNGSLASSIIGLTNLAGALCALYLIDNQGRQKLLIGSYLGMAFSMFLVVYAISFPLDEQLSHNLSILGTVLYIFTFAIGAGPVTGLIIPELSSTRTRGKIMGFSFTAHWVCNFLVGFFFLDLLEKFGVAPIYATFGGVSLIAAMFAKYFIVETRGRSLEEIEMSLNSNSQAGDK
- the LOC133859319 gene encoding probable plastidic glucose transporter 1 isoform X2, whose amino-acid sequence is MSLCDPMWAATAQPQPAGPVPAITTARRNSKLPGSLTKPPVTLRFDIRFQVGKSIVSAAKKQLTEFETGEPESEELLVREKNGESSDFGWLPAFPHVLIASMSNFLFGYHIGVMNGPIVSIARELGFEGNSILEGLVVSIFIVGAFVGSISAGSLVDKLGCRRTFQIDTIPLILGAILSAHAHSLDEILWGRFLVGLGIGVNTVLVPIYISEVAPTKYRGSLGTLCQIGTCLGIITSLFLGIPSDNDPHWWRMMLYIASVPGFILTLGMQFAVDSPRWLCKAGRLDDAKAVINDLWGASEVEKAITEFQSVSKNDGSDLNSGWVELLEEPHSRVAFIGGALFVLQQFAGINGVLYFSSLTFQDVGVTNGSLASSIIGLTNLAGALCALYLIDNQGRQKLLIGSYLGMAFSMFLVVYAISFPLDEQLSHNLSILGTVLYIFTFAIGAGPVTGLIIPELSSTRTRGKIMGFSFTAHWVCNFLVGFFFLDLLEKFGVAPIYATFGGVSLIAAMFAKYFIVETRGRSLEEIEMSLNSNSQAGDK